In the genome of Acidimicrobiia bacterium, one region contains:
- a CDS encoding peptidoglycan-binding protein, with translation MRPSRAASIGLAVALTAALAMVPASPAEANHAAPFDGPQHEYGEVVDYPMVFPVGGENRYSASFWAARGTGIHHGIDIMSPKMTPVVAVADGVVGRYNGGTNQAWIDSYSRCCTLWIAHDDGWTSKYIHLNNDTPGTDDGQGWGIAPDLALGTRVQAGQVIGWVGDSGNAEGTSPHLHFELMDPDGVLVDPYESLRSAATGIPPTICKPATASLDNLLGSNTLIKQDTRGVEVRELQAFLAAVGHDPGPIDGVAGSKTITALRAFQEARGIAADGVVGPTTRQHIDRIGKVLPVVPALDTTNRILRPGYRGEDAKSMQKLLALAGYDPGPADGVYGPKTEAAVAAFQRAYGGLDIDGKIGPATRAALATFLGLGNVKACSG, from the coding sequence ATGCGCCCCAGCAGAGCAGCCAGCATCGGACTCGCCGTGGCGTTGACGGCTGCTCTCGCCATGGTTCCTGCATCCCCGGCCGAGGCCAACCACGCCGCCCCCTTCGACGGGCCCCAGCACGAGTACGGCGAGGTGGTCGACTACCCGATGGTGTTCCCCGTCGGCGGCGAGAACCGGTACAGCGCCTCCTTCTGGGCGGCGCGGGGCACCGGCATCCACCACGGGATCGACATCATGTCGCCGAAGATGACCCCTGTGGTCGCCGTCGCCGACGGCGTGGTCGGCCGGTACAACGGCGGCACCAACCAGGCCTGGATCGACAGCTACAGCAGATGTTGCACGCTGTGGATCGCCCACGACGACGGCTGGACCTCCAAGTACATCCACCTCAACAACGACACCCCGGGCACCGACGACGGCCAGGGTTGGGGGATAGCCCCCGACCTCGCCCTGGGCACTCGGGTGCAGGCCGGCCAGGTGATCGGCTGGGTGGGCGACAGCGGAAACGCTGAAGGCACCTCGCCCCACCTCCACTTCGAGCTCATGGACCCCGACGGCGTGCTCGTCGACCCCTACGAATCCTTGCGTTCCGCGGCGACCGGCATCCCGCCGACGATCTGCAAGCCGGCGACCGCCAGCCTGGACAACCTCCTCGGGAGCAACACCCTCATCAAGCAGGACACCAGGGGCGTCGAGGTTCGCGAGCTGCAGGCCTTCCTGGCAGCGGTCGGGCACGATCCGGGCCCGATCGACGGCGTGGCCGGATCCAAGACGATCACCGCACTGCGCGCCTTCCAGGAGGCCAGGGGCATCGCCGCCGACGGGGTGGTCGGCCCAACAACCAGGCAGCACATCGACCGGATCGGCAAGGTGCTCCCGGTGGTCCCGGCGCTGGACACCACCAACCGGATCCTCCGACCCGGCTACCGCGGAGAGGACGCCAAGTCGATGCAGAAGCTGCTCGCCCTCGCCGGCTACGACCCCGGCCCCGCCGACGGCGTGTACGGGCCGAAGACGGAGGCTGCGGTGGCGGCCTTCCAGAGGGCGTACGGCGGCCTCGACATCGACGGAAAGATCGGACCCGCCACCCGGGCCGCCCTGGCGACCTTCCTCGGCCTGGGCAACGTCAAGGCCTGCAGCGGCTGA
- a CDS encoding CapA family protein gives MTARRATAALLLALAAATPISQAAASPEPPEPPERRERVVIHAVGDILLCDCFEGTFRRMGHDIAFTGMQGIFLRDALTIANLECAPADGGAIMSNKPNNLRCDTSALPVLAKYGIDVTVMANNHAGDFGFEKLVEGRRNLEALGLNPIGAGADQSEATQPAVFERGGWTIAVVAFSGVTGLTYTSAYPAGPALINPWFAEPDHPGVAPARFDLMREVVSALDQQVDIVLVSLHQGEYNETRIPTELERERAETLIEAGADAVIAHHHHRLLPFEYFQDRPIFWGMGNFVWSAQGPDRDVTAVAEIVVERDGSITARLIPAYLASDSHPVLEGSPDPSVVSRFCGSLPTRPADAAGTP, from the coding sequence ATGACCGCCCGTCGAGCCACCGCCGCCCTGCTCCTCGCCCTGGCGGCGGCGACACCGATCTCGCAGGCGGCGGCGAGCCCCGAGCCTCCGGAGCCGCCCGAGAGGCGCGAGCGGGTGGTCATCCACGCCGTCGGGGACATCCTGCTCTGCGATTGTTTCGAAGGGACCTTCCGCCGGATGGGTCACGACATCGCCTTCACCGGGATGCAGGGCATCTTCCTGCGCGACGCACTCACCATCGCCAACCTGGAGTGCGCCCCGGCGGACGGCGGCGCCATCATGTCCAACAAGCCGAACAATCTGCGCTGCGACACATCGGCGCTTCCGGTCCTGGCGAAGTACGGCATCGACGTCACCGTGATGGCCAACAACCATGCCGGGGACTTCGGCTTCGAGAAGCTGGTCGAAGGGCGACGAAACCTGGAGGCACTGGGGCTCAACCCGATCGGGGCCGGCGCCGACCAGTCCGAGGCGACGCAACCGGCGGTGTTCGAACGTGGCGGCTGGACGATCGCCGTGGTGGCATTCTCCGGGGTGACCGGGCTCACCTACACCTCCGCCTACCCCGCCGGGCCGGCGCTGATCAACCCCTGGTTCGCAGAACCGGATCATCCGGGCGTGGCGCCGGCTCGCTTCGACCTGATGCGAGAGGTGGTGTCGGCCCTGGACCAGCAGGTGGACATCGTGCTGGTCTCACTTCACCAGGGTGAGTACAACGAGACGCGAATCCCGACCGAGCTGGAGAGGGAGCGGGCCGAGACCCTGATCGAAGCCGGGGCGGACGCCGTGATCGCCCACCATCACCATCGCCTGCTTCCGTTCGAGTATTTCCAGGACCGCCCTATCTTCTGGGGGATGGGCAATTTCGTGTGGAGCGCCCAAGGCCCGGATCGCGACGTGACTGCGGTCGCCGAGATCGTGGTGGAGCGTGACGGCTCGATCACCGCTCGGTTGATCCCGGCCTACCTGGCCTCCGACAGCCACCCGGTGCTCGAGGGATCACCCGATCCGAGCGTCGTGAGCCGGTTCTGCGGCTCCTTGCCGACCAGGCCCGCCGACGCCGCCGGCACGCCATGA
- a CDS encoding PIG-L family deacetylase produces the protein MAGLLAFHAHPDDESISMGGTMAELAGRGVPVTVVTATRGEAGEIHGEPDPESVRPRLGEMREAEERAALAVLGVTDIEFLGYRDSGMMGTPENSRRDAFWNADFMEATGRLVRLIRDRRPTVVTAYDPFGGYGHPDHVQVHRVGTAAFFGAPDRGRFPVSEFGEPWEPETLLWASWSRDRMIRVRRAMQADLGADDPGEEPATGFLSRFLTLRRDVSRFAETKHRALLCHSTQFSAESWVRGAAADLRSEFLGEEVFVGVWAASGDPFAAL, from the coding sequence ATGGCTGGACTCCTCGCCTTTCACGCCCACCCCGACGACGAGTCGATCTCGATGGGGGGCACCATGGCCGAGCTGGCCGGGCGAGGGGTCCCGGTGACGGTGGTCACCGCCACCCGGGGTGAGGCCGGCGAGATCCACGGCGAGCCCGACCCGGAGTCGGTCCGCCCCCGTCTCGGCGAGATGCGCGAGGCCGAGGAGCGCGCCGCCCTGGCCGTCCTCGGGGTGACGGACATCGAGTTCCTCGGCTACCGCGACTCGGGGATGATGGGAACACCCGAGAACTCCCGACGAGACGCCTTCTGGAACGCCGACTTCATGGAGGCCACCGGCCGGCTGGTGCGCCTGATCCGGGATCGTCGACCGACCGTGGTCACCGCCTACGACCCGTTCGGTGGATACGGCCATCCCGACCACGTCCAGGTGCACCGCGTTGGCACCGCCGCCTTCTTCGGCGCTCCCGACCGGGGGCGTTTCCCCGTCTCCGAGTTCGGTGAGCCCTGGGAGCCGGAGACACTGCTGTGGGCCTCCTGGTCGCGCGATCGGATGATCCGGGTGCGGCGGGCGATGCAGGCCGACCTCGGCGCCGACGATCCGGGGGAGGAGCCGGCCACCGGGTTCCTGTCCCGGTTCCTCACCCTCCGTCGGGACGTCTCGAGGTTCGCCGAGACCAAGCATCGCGCGCTTCTGTGTCACTCCACTCAGTTCTCTGCCGAGTCCTGGGTGCGCGGAGCCGCCGCAGACCTCCGTTCCGAGTTCCTCGGGGAAGAGGTGTTCGTCGGGGTCTGGGCCGCCTCAGGAGATCCGTTCGCCGCCCTCTGA
- a CDS encoding HisA/HisF-related TIM barrel protein, translated as MDLYARINILDGRAVRLPHGDVRHAIALDADPVARAMGWVSKGADHLHVVDLDAAAYGDYENRPLIRDIIEAVSVPVQVAGGVRSGSEVERLLGYGASRVVMGTAAIEDQVALWDLCRDYPDRIAVGLDVRPDEELAIRGWMVDSGVYMEQALLELSSAGVAAFFVSEAGRDALEEQSNLGILRRALELADEPVIAAGGARDRDDLRSLVTLQAGGRHLSGIVVGREVTEGRFTMAEAIEVLGGA; from the coding sequence GTGGACCTGTACGCCCGCATCAACATCCTCGACGGCCGTGCTGTTCGGCTGCCCCACGGAGACGTCCGCCACGCCATTGCCCTCGACGCCGACCCGGTGGCGCGCGCCATGGGCTGGGTGAGCAAGGGAGCCGACCACCTCCACGTGGTCGATCTCGATGCAGCCGCCTATGGGGACTACGAGAACCGGCCGCTGATACGGGACATCATCGAGGCGGTGTCGGTCCCGGTTCAGGTGGCAGGCGGGGTCCGATCCGGTTCCGAGGTCGAGAGGCTCCTCGGATACGGCGCCTCGCGGGTGGTGATGGGCACCGCCGCCATCGAAGACCAGGTCGCGCTGTGGGACCTGTGCCGCGACTACCCGGACCGGATCGCCGTCGGGCTCGACGTCCGGCCCGACGAGGAACTGGCGATCCGCGGGTGGATGGTCGACAGCGGGGTGTACATGGAGCAGGCCCTGCTGGAACTCTCGTCGGCAGGGGTGGCCGCCTTCTTCGTCTCCGAGGCGGGGCGCGACGCCCTGGAGGAGCAGTCGAACCTGGGGATCCTTCGCCGGGCCCTGGAACTCGCAGATGAGCCGGTGATCGCCGCCGGGGGCGCCAGGGATCGTGACGACCTGCGGTCCCTGGTCACCCTTCAGGCCGGAGGCAGGCATCTCTCGGGAATCGTCGTCGGGCGCGAGGTGACCGAGGGGCGGTTCACCATGGCAGAGGCGATCGAGGTCCTCGGCGGCGCCTAA
- a CDS encoding 2-oxoacid:ferredoxin oxidoreductase subunit beta: MTVEYSRQDFQTDQEVRWCPGCGDYTILASVQNFMAEAGIAREDIVFISGIGCAARFPYYMNTYGMHSIHGRAPAIASGVAVARPDLSVWVVSGDGDAMSIGGNHLIHTLRRNVNVKILLFNNQIYGLTKGQYSPTSEVGKRTKSSPSGSIDHPFNPVSLALGAEASFVARTIDMDRPHTQEILAAAHEHRGAAFVEIYQNCNVFNDKAFAALTGREEREVNRINLTHGEKVVFGPDGSRGVVIEGGSARIVEVAEVGIDAVHVHDAHADDPAAAYALSRLSHGPFGPTPVGIFRSKERPVYEDTLQGQIHDAQARKGPGDLAALIASAGTWTVG, encoded by the coding sequence ATGACCGTCGAGTACTCCCGGCAGGACTTCCAGACCGACCAGGAGGTGCGGTGGTGTCCCGGCTGCGGCGACTACACGATCCTGGCTTCGGTCCAGAACTTCATGGCCGAGGCCGGAATCGCCCGGGAGGACATCGTCTTCATCTCCGGCATCGGGTGTGCCGCACGCTTCCCCTATTACATGAACACCTACGGGATGCACAGCATCCACGGCCGGGCACCGGCCATCGCCAGCGGTGTGGCCGTCGCCCGGCCCGACCTCTCGGTATGGGTGGTGAGCGGTGACGGCGATGCCATGTCGATCGGGGGCAACCATCTGATCCACACCCTCCGCCGCAACGTCAACGTCAAGATCCTGCTGTTCAACAACCAGATCTACGGCCTGACCAAGGGGCAGTACTCCCCAACCTCGGAGGTGGGGAAGCGGACCAAGTCGAGCCCGTCGGGGTCGATCGACCACCCGTTCAACCCGGTGAGCCTTGCCCTGGGGGCCGAGGCCTCGTTCGTGGCCCGCACCATCGACATGGACCGCCCCCACACGCAAGAGATCCTGGCGGCGGCGCACGAGCATCGCGGGGCGGCGTTCGTCGAGATCTACCAGAACTGCAACGTGTTCAACGACAAGGCGTTTGCCGCCCTCACCGGACGGGAGGAGCGCGAGGTGAATCGGATCAACCTCACCCACGGTGAGAAGGTCGTGTTCGGACCCGACGGTTCCCGGGGAGTGGTGATCGAAGGGGGTTCGGCACGGATCGTGGAGGTGGCCGAGGTGGGGATCGATGCCGTCCACGTCCACGACGCCCACGCCGACGACCCTGCGGCGGCGTACGCCCTGAGCCGGCTGAGCCATGGCCCGTTCGGACCGACCCCGGTCGGGATCTTCCGCTCCAAGGAGCGACCCGTCTACGAGGACACCCTCCAGGGGCAGATCCACGACGCCCAGGCACGCAAGGGTCCAGGCGATCTGGCGGCGCTCATCGCCTCGGCTGGCACCTGGACCGTCGGCTGA
- a CDS encoding 2-oxoacid:acceptor oxidoreductase subunit alpha: MSEAPTVENVDRDTEELHAVAIRFAGDSGDGMQVAGARFTDASAIFGNDLSTFPNFPAEIRAPAGTLPGVSSFQVHIADRDILTPGDQPDVLVAMNPAALKANLADLAPAGILVINTDAFDERNLEKAGYTSNPLEDGSLDAYRVLKVPMEDLTKKAVEGSGVKGREVLRSKNFLAVGLMAWMFHRPLEPTLTWIADKFAKSPEVRAANEMAFRAGYNLGETTEMFRHTYQVPPARLPAGTYTNVTGNQALAWGLVAAAQAARLPLFYASYPITPASEILHELSRHRNFGVRTFQAEDEIAAAGAALGGAFAGHLGVTGTSGPGLALKSETISLALMTELPLVIVDVQRGGPSTGLPTKTEQSDLLMAMYGRHGEAPLPIVAVSKPSDAFECAIEAARIALKFMTPVILLSDGYIGTSAEPWLLPDLDSLPDISVPFTTEPNTPDGEYLPFLRDETTLARPWAVPGTPGLEHRLGGLEKEDGTGNVSYNPANHERMTMLREGKVAGIAADIPPAEVEGEEGARVLVVGWGSSYGAIAAGVHRVRARGRKVARVHLRHLNPFPANLGEVLGSYDRVLVPELNRGQLWRLIRAEFLVDAERFTKVQGQPFKASEIETRLMEMTE; encoded by the coding sequence ATGTCCGAAGCCCCCACCGTAGAGAACGTCGACCGCGACACCGAAGAACTGCACGCAGTGGCCATCCGCTTCGCCGGAGACTCCGGCGACGGCATGCAGGTGGCCGGTGCCCGGTTCACCGACGCCTCGGCGATCTTCGGCAACGACCTCTCCACCTTCCCCAACTTTCCGGCGGAGATCCGGGCCCCTGCGGGAACGCTTCCCGGTGTCTCCTCGTTCCAGGTCCACATCGCCGATCGCGACATCCTGACGCCGGGCGACCAGCCCGACGTACTGGTGGCGATGAACCCGGCGGCCTTGAAGGCCAACCTCGCCGACCTGGCGCCGGCGGGGATCCTGGTGATCAACACCGACGCCTTCGACGAACGCAACCTGGAGAAGGCCGGCTACACCTCGAATCCGCTCGAGGACGGCTCACTGGACGCATACCGGGTGCTCAAGGTGCCGATGGAGGACCTCACCAAGAAGGCGGTCGAAGGCTCCGGCGTCAAGGGCCGCGAGGTGCTCCGTTCCAAGAACTTCTTGGCTGTCGGGCTCATGGCGTGGATGTTCCACCGCCCCTTGGAGCCGACCCTGACCTGGATCGCCGACAAGTTCGCCAAGAGCCCCGAGGTGCGTGCCGCCAACGAGATGGCGTTTCGAGCCGGATACAACCTCGGGGAGACCACCGAGATGTTCCGGCACACCTATCAGGTGCCTCCGGCCCGACTCCCTGCCGGCACCTACACCAATGTGACCGGCAACCAGGCGCTGGCGTGGGGCCTGGTCGCCGCCGCCCAAGCGGCTCGCCTCCCCCTCTTCTACGCCTCGTACCCGATCACCCCGGCTTCGGAGATCCTCCACGAGCTCTCCCGGCATCGCAACTTCGGGGTCCGCACCTTCCAGGCAGAGGACGAGATCGCAGCCGCCGGTGCCGCACTGGGCGGGGCGTTCGCCGGTCACCTGGGGGTGACCGGTACCTCGGGTCCGGGCCTCGCACTCAAGAGCGAGACCATCAGCCTGGCCCTGATGACCGAGCTGCCTCTGGTGATCGTCGACGTGCAGCGAGGCGGGCCCTCGACCGGCCTGCCCACCAAGACCGAGCAGTCGGACCTGCTGATGGCGATGTACGGGCGCCACGGGGAGGCGCCCCTGCCCATCGTGGCGGTCTCCAAGCCCTCCGACGCCTTCGAGTGTGCCATCGAGGCCGCCCGCATCGCCCTCAAGTTCATGACCCCGGTCATTCTCCTATCGGACGGTTACATCGGCACCAGTGCCGAGCCCTGGCTGCTTCCCGACCTCGACTCGCTCCCCGACATCTCCGTGCCCTTCACCACCGAACCCAACACCCCCGACGGGGAGTACCTCCCGTTCCTGCGCGACGAGACGACGCTGGCCAGGCCGTGGGCCGTCCCCGGGACACCCGGGCTGGAGCACCGCCTGGGCGGCCTGGAGAAGGAGGACGGCACCGGGAACGTCTCCTACAACCCGGCCAACCACGAGCGGATGACCATGCTTCGTGAGGGCAAGGTGGCCGGGATCGCCGCCGACATCCCGCCCGCCGAGGTCGAAGGGGAGGAGGGAGCCCGGGTCCTGGTGGTGGGATGGGGATCGTCCTACGGGGCGATCGCCGCCGGAGTGCACCGGGTGCGCGCCCGGGGACGGAAGGTGGCCCGCGTCCACCTGCGCCATCTCAACCCGTTCCCGGCCAACCTGGGCGAGGTGCTGGGGTCCTACGACCGGGTACTGGTCCCGGAGCTGAACCGGGGCCAGCTGTGGCGCCTGATCCGGGCCGAGTTCCTGGTCGATGCCGAGCGCTTCACCAAGGTCCAGGGCCAGCCGTTCAAGGCGAGTGAGATCGAGACAAGGCTGATGGAGATGACCGAATGA
- a CDS encoding amidase produces MSTGREPGAAVEAALGAAGDDDLNAFISVDEDALERARLIDEDDRPGPLAGRPVALKDLIDHSGRTTTAGSSFYRHLATRSATVVERLEAAGAVVMGRNNLHEFAFGFSSENAWFGPVRNPWDPTLSAGGSSGGSAAAVAAGIVPVAIGTDTGGSVRVPAALCGCVGLKVGHGRVPLTGVFPLCGSLDTVGPIARTVSDAAAAFSVIAGHHPADPWSSPEPVEATGGAATLEGLRVAVPHPWVDRPLDPWLKSGFESFVAGLADAGAVVTVVRLPSLDPDALPPATYAEAGAVHRRWFEEDPERYGPSVRSRVAAVIDFDADAVSEAHRWRAGLRHAFAGAFASTDLLLTPTTAAWRKVIGVDEVEVAGTREGYRGAFSWFTTLPSQAGLPALALPVAGTAAPGRPPASVQLIAPRHREPALLAIGLALEEAGLVGFSPPVRAESGQLPTDRP; encoded by the coding sequence ATGAGTACCGGTCGGGAGCCCGGGGCCGCAGTCGAGGCGGCCCTGGGAGCCGCCGGCGACGACGATCTCAACGCGTTCATCTCGGTCGATGAGGACGCCCTCGAACGGGCCCGACTGATCGACGAGGACGACCGTCCCGGGCCGCTCGCCGGCAGGCCCGTCGCCCTCAAGGACCTGATCGACCACTCCGGCCGGACGACCACCGCCGGATCTTCGTTCTACCGGCACCTGGCGACCCGCTCGGCGACCGTGGTGGAGAGACTGGAGGCGGCGGGCGCCGTGGTGATGGGCCGCAACAACCTTCACGAGTTCGCCTTCGGCTTCTCCTCGGAGAACGCCTGGTTCGGCCCGGTGCGCAACCCCTGGGATCCGACCCTCTCGGCCGGCGGTTCCTCCGGCGGTTCGGCGGCGGCTGTGGCGGCGGGCATCGTGCCGGTGGCCATCGGCACCGACACCGGGGGATCGGTGCGGGTGCCGGCGGCCCTGTGTGGCTGCGTCGGCCTGAAGGTGGGACACGGCCGGGTGCCGCTCACCGGTGTGTTCCCGCTGTGCGGCTCTCTGGACACGGTCGGCCCGATTGCCCGCACCGTCTCCGACGCCGCCGCCGCCTTCTCGGTCATCGCCGGCCACCACCCCGCCGACCCCTGGTCGTCGCCAGAACCGGTGGAGGCGACCGGTGGCGCCGCCACCCTCGAGGGGCTCCGGGTCGCCGTTCCCCATCCCTGGGTGGATCGCCCCCTCGACCCCTGGCTGAAATCCGGTTTCGAGTCCTTCGTCGCCGGCCTGGCGGACGCCGGCGCCGTGGTGACGGTGGTGCGCCTCCCTTCGCTCGACCCGGATGCGCTCCCCCCGGCGACCTACGCAGAGGCCGGAGCCGTCCACCGCCGCTGGTTCGAAGAGGATCCCGAACGCTACGGCCCATCGGTCCGATCCCGCGTCGCCGCCGTGATCGATTTCGACGCAGACGCAGTGTCCGAGGCACACCGATGGCGTGCCGGCCTGCGCCACGCCTTCGCCGGCGCCTTCGCCTCCACCGACCTGCTGCTGACGCCGACCACGGCAGCGTGGCGAAAGGTGATCGGGGTCGACGAGGTCGAGGTCGCCGGGACGAGGGAGGGCTACCGAGGGGCGTTCTCGTGGTTCACCACCCTGCCCAGCCAGGCCGGCCTTCCCGCCCTGGCCCTGCCCGTGGCCGGCACGGCGGCCCCGGGCAGGCCGCCGGCGTCGGTGCAGCTGATCGCACCGCGCCACCGGGAGCCGGCACTGCTGGCGATCGGGCTGGCGCTGGAGGAGGCGGGACTCGTCGGGTTCTCGCCACCGGTCCGAGCCGAGAGCGGCCAATTGCCAACCGACCGACCCTAG
- a CDS encoding DUF3048 domain-containing protein, with amino-acid sequence MSTPIRSLTAVMILLAACGGEAAPSTSTTTSAPPSTTTSTSTTSTSTTTTTVPATTTTTSNVVTLPPEGYRSPVNGLSPPLETLLDRRAISFKIDNHPEARPQSGLQEADAVIELLVEGGFTRFIAVFHDDDSEYLGPVRSLRPTDSTLMPAIPSVLVMSGGQPWVQSLTASRKVRLLGESTSGLFRTSSRTAPHNLYADTAKVRAAADARAISNDPPQWLYRVDEWEIPDATATEVILHWSQNSVITWRYEGGRYTRWMGSTPHEYRTESGEKGQITVDVLVILAGRQYTAEPPGGDGTPVPATDTVGTGTAWVISRGAVWTGTWEREAITDQFRLLGPDGEEAVVPAGVPWVSIFPGGNQIEISGP; translated from the coding sequence GTGAGCACCCCGATCCGCAGCCTGACCGCCGTGATGATCCTGCTCGCCGCCTGTGGCGGCGAGGCCGCCCCCTCTACCTCGACCACCACCAGCGCGCCTCCCTCCACGACCACGAGCACATCGACCACCAGCACCTCGACGACGACAACCACCGTCCCTGCCACCACGACTACGACGAGCAACGTGGTCACGCTTCCACCCGAGGGCTACCGGTCCCCCGTGAACGGCCTGTCCCCGCCGCTGGAGACCCTGCTCGACAGGAGGGCGATCTCGTTCAAGATCGACAACCACCCCGAGGCCAGGCCCCAGTCGGGCCTGCAGGAGGCCGACGCCGTCATCGAGTTGCTGGTGGAGGGTGGGTTCACCCGCTTCATCGCCGTCTTCCACGATGACGACTCGGAGTACCTGGGGCCGGTGAGATCGCTGCGCCCCACCGACTCGACGCTGATGCCGGCCATCCCGTCGGTATTGGTGATGTCCGGCGGGCAGCCCTGGGTGCAGTCGCTCACCGCCAGCCGCAAGGTGCGCCTGCTCGGGGAGAGCACCTCGGGCCTGTTCCGCACCTCCTCCCGGACGGCACCCCACAACCTCTACGCCGACACCGCCAAGGTTCGCGCCGCCGCCGACGCCCGGGCGATCTCCAACGACCCCCCGCAGTGGCTCTACCGGGTCGACGAGTGGGAGATCCCGGACGCGACGGCGACCGAGGTGATCCTCCACTGGTCGCAGAACTCGGTGATCACCTGGCGTTACGAGGGTGGCCGGTACACCCGCTGGATGGGTTCGACCCCGCACGAGTACCGAACCGAGAGCGGGGAGAAGGGCCAGATCACCGTTGACGTGCTGGTAATCCTCGCCGGGCGGCAGTACACCGCCGAGCCGCCCGGAGGCGACGGCACTCCGGTTCCCGCCACCGACACCGTGGGAACCGGGACCGCCTGGGTGATCTCGCGCGGAGCAGTCTGGACCGGAACCTGGGAGCGGGAGGCCATCACCGATCAGTTCCGGCTCCTCGGCCCCGACGGCGAGGAGGCCGTGGTTCCGGCAGGGGTGCCCTGGGTGTCGATCTTCCCCGGGGGAAACCAGATCGAGATCTCGGGCCCATGA
- the sodX gene encoding nickel-type superoxide dismutase maturation protease, producing MKAHKTPSRARAILEAVLAALSFRLTRYEVAEESMLPVLAPGDWVLAVKRPRSPNVGDVVAIDHPDRPGFTLVKRVAAVDGDRLTVLGDRPEASVDSRLFGVIASDSVQARLILVYRPLPMRPL from the coding sequence GTGAAGGCCCACAAGACGCCATCCAGGGCCCGGGCGATCCTCGAAGCGGTGCTGGCTGCGTTGTCATTCAGGCTCACCAGGTACGAGGTCGCCGAGGAGAGCATGCTGCCCGTCCTGGCACCTGGAGACTGGGTGCTGGCGGTGAAGAGACCCCGATCCCCGAATGTGGGCGACGTGGTGGCGATCGATCATCCCGACCGGCCCGGGTTCACCCTGGTCAAGCGGGTCGCCGCCGTCGACGGGGACCGCCTCACCGTCCTCGGGGATCGGCCCGAGGCGAGCGTCGACAGCAGGCTGTTCGGGGTCATTGCCTCCGACTCCGTGCAGGCGCGGCTGATCCTGGTGTACCGCCCGCTCCCGATGAGGCCGCTCTGA
- the sodN gene encoding superoxide dismutase, Ni, which yields MRLLRPKKVAHAHCDLMCGVYDPAQARIEAESVRAIMQKYQDSDDEVFRQRCVIIKEQRAELVKHHLWVLWTDYFKPPHVEQFPHLHDLFWRATKKAGDAKKSVDPAVGDELLALIAEIADVFQKTKS from the coding sequence ATGCGATTGCTGCGTCCCAAGAAGGTGGCTCACGCCCACTGCGACCTGATGTGCGGGGTGTACGACCCGGCTCAGGCGCGCATCGAGGCGGAGTCGGTGCGGGCCATCATGCAGAAGTACCAGGACTCCGACGACGAGGTCTTCCGGCAGAGGTGCGTGATCATCAAGGAGCAGCGCGCCGAGCTCGTGAAGCACCACCTCTGGGTGCTCTGGACCGACTACTTCAAGCCGCCCCACGTGGAGCAGTTCCCACACCTCCACGACCTCTTCTGGAGAGCCACGAAGAAGGCGGGTGACGCCAAGAAGTCGGTCGACCCGGCGGTGGGAGACGAACTGCTGGCGCTGATCGCCGAGATCGCCGACGTCTTCCAGAAGACCAAGAGCTAG